The following coding sequences lie in one Lemur catta isolate mLemCat1 chromosome 11, mLemCat1.pri, whole genome shotgun sequence genomic window:
- the CCT8L2 gene encoding T-complex protein 1 subunit theta-like 2 yields MVCKVETEVSGLATDSRVPSALALPQRLEQSPREGPGSLGEEGQHLLSSTAAVQALASVIRPCYGPHGRQKLLVTTKGETVCTGHAAAILRALELEHPAAWLLREAAQTQAENSGDGTSFVVLLTEALLQQAEHLLKAGLPRPQLREAYATATAEALTTLPMLAIRSLGPLEDPSWALYSVMNTHALSHTDYLTKLVAHACWAAREKDGSFRAEQVGVCTLQGGTLGDSCLLPGLAMFGKLCGQMTVVLGGAKVALFACPFGPASSNAPATARLSSSADLAKFRKGSEQLIEKQVAQLAAMDINVAVVWGEIDEKSLTLADKHCIMVIQARSRAQMAYLSKVFSTPLQLHLLPPQKPGRCQRVYRQELGEDVAVVFEWEGTGTPALTVVLRGATPQGLRGAEQAVYHGIDAYFQLCQDPRLIPGAGATEMALAKMLSDKGSKLDGPNSPVFLAFARALRSLPKTLAENAGLVASDVMAEMSGVHQVGNFLIGVGAEGTVNVAQEGVWDTLTAKAQALRAVAEVVLQLVMVNEIVVAKNSPTYPQVLPPDSKTKKHSPPMKNKNPWNE; encoded by the exons ATGGTCTGCAAAGTTGAAACAGAAGTTTCAGGCCTG GCCACGGACAGCAGAGTCCCTTCAGCCCTGGCGCTGCCCCAGCGTTTGGAGCAGAGTCCGAGGGAGGGCCCGgggagcctgggggaggaggggcagcacCTGCTGAGCAGCACGGCCGCAGTGCAGGCCCTGGCCAGTGTCATCCGGCCTTGCTACGGCCCGCATGGCCGGCAGAAGCTGCTGGTGACCACTAAGGGAGAAACAGTGTGCACGGGGCATGCTGCTGCCATCCTCAGGGCCCTGGAGCTGGAGCACCCAGCAGCCTGGCTCCTCCGGGAAGCAGCCCAAACCCAGGCAGAGAACAGTGGGGATGGCACGTCCTTCGTGGTCCTTCTGACAGAAGCCCTGCTGCAGCAGGCAGAGCACCTGCTGAAGGCCGGCCTGCCTCGCCCCCAGCTCCGGGAGGCCTACGCCACAGCCACCGCGGAGGCCCTGACCACACTGCCCATGCTGGCAATCCGATCTCTGGGTCCTCTGGAAGATCCATCCTGGGCCCTCTATTCTGTGATGAACACCCACGCCCTGTCCCACACGGACTACTTGACCAAGCTGGTGGCCCACGCATGCTGGGCTGCCAGGGAGAAGGACGGCAGCTTCAGGGCTGAGCAAGTCGGGGTGTGCACGCTGCAAGGGGGGACGCTGGGGGACTCGTGCCTCCTCCCAGGGTTGGCGATGTTCGGGAAGCTCTGTGGGCAAATGACCGTCGTGTTAGGTGGGGCCAAGGTGGCTCTCTTTGCTTGCCCCTTTGGTCCTGCCAGTTCAAATGCGCCGGCAACTGCCCGTCTCTCTAGTTCTGCTGACCTGGCTAAATTTAGGAAAGGAAGCGAGCAGTTAATAGAAAAGCAAGTGGCCCAGCTGGCAGCCATGGATATTAACGTGGCAGTGGTATGGGGGGAAATCGATGAGAAGAGCCTCACCCTGGCAGACAAGCACTGCATCATGGTGATTCAAGCCAGGTCCCGGGCGCAGATGGCTTACCTCAGCAAGGTGTTCAGCACACCTCTGCAGCTTCATCTGCTGCCTCCCCAGAAGCCAGGGAGGTGCCAGAGGGTTTACAGACAGGAGCTAGGAGAAGATGTGGCTGTGGTATTTGAGTGGGAAGGGACAGGCACACCTGCCCTCACCGTGGTCCTCAGGGGAGCCACACCCCAGGGGCTGCGGGGCGCAGAGCAGGCTGTCTACCACGGCATCGATGCCTACTTCCAGCTGTGTCAGGATCCCAGACTGATTCCAGGAGCAGGGGCCACGGAGATGGCTCTGGCGAAAATGCTGTCAGATAAAGGAAGCAAACTGGATGGGCCGAACAGTCCTGTGTTCCTCGCATTTGCCAGGGCCCTGAGGTCTCTTCCTAAAACCTTGGCAGAGAATGCAGGCTTAGTTGCCTCCGATGTGATGGCAGAAATGAGTGGAGTTCATCAAGTTGGGAACTTCCTCATTGGAGTGGGAGCCGAAGGGACTGTAAATGTGGCCCAGGAGGGGGTGTGGGACACCCTGACAGCCAAAGCCCAAGCCCTTCGAGCAGTAGCTGAGGTGGTGCTGCAGCTCGTGATGGTAAATGAAATTGTAGTGGCCAAGAACAGTCCCACGTATCCGCAGGTCTTGCCTCCCGACTCTAAGACAAAGAAACACTCACCTCCTATGAAGAACAAGAATCCTTGGAATGAATAA